The Theobroma cacao cultivar B97-61/B2 chromosome 2, Criollo_cocoa_genome_V2, whole genome shotgun sequence genome includes the window TTAATAAAGGTGGACAGTAGAGACCTTATGGGTCTAATCTCTATTTTGCGTAGTTGcatttcattataatttattattttctttattcatttttttaatttttcaaaataagatattttttatttttttagacaTCTTGTAGACACCtacatcaaaaaataaataataataaaataaataaaaataataataaaaataaaaaaaaatatgaatgaatAGGAAGGATCTGAGCGTGTTCTCAATCTCTTCTCTAGTCCATCATTACAAGGCATTAATGTCCTTGAAAAGTAGTCGAATTTAAGGAAGATTGGTCACCTTCGCCTACGAACCCTTCCTATTTGCTAGAGACATGTGAAATCATACTTAGAAGAGCATGATTTCACCTCTGAATTGttcaaatttttggacaatccAGTTCTTAAAAAGGAAGGAGGgcgaaaggaaaaaagagagaagaacaaaaataaatcagagagaaaatgatccaaaaaaaaacaatccttcaaaaaaaaacacaaaaagccAAAATCAAAAGCCCTAAGTCTTCTAGCAGCCAAAACCACAAAttctcaaacaaaaaaatgcaaaaaaatcatagaaaaatacaaaaaaaatacacaATGGTCGGCACTGAAAGAGTGATTTTTGGGCTTTCTGTCGTCGGTTTTGGGGAATAAGATTTGGGTTTGTGCCGTCGATGTCGAGAGAAGAGCCTTGGGTTTCCTACCGCCGATTAGAAGAGAGATTCTGGGGGAGGTTTCTGGGTTGTTGTTTGAACAGATCTAGAGCTAGAGTGGCCGACGAAAAGGAGGAAAGgaatagagagagagagagagagagcaccAATCGACGCcaaagggagaaaaagaataaagagagagggagaaaaCCAATCGGCGCCAAAAGGAGAGTCGGTCGACGATATTGAGATAGAGAGAGAATTGGCGGCAAGGTGAGGTGGCTTGGGAGGTCGACGACTTGGAGGTCTAGAGGTTTCTGTTGGGAGGCCATCTGCAGATCGGCGGCAAAGAGGAAGTCATCGACGTGAGGGTGAGAGAGAAAGGTGAGAGGAGAAGTTGGGGGTttaaagagaaagaggagGGTCCGgcagctagagagagaaaatgaggggaagaaatgggaagaaaggaaaaaaaatgggatTTTATATCTAGGGTTTAAAGTGAAACGGCGTCGTTTTGGGGAAGGTGTAGTGGTGATCAAAACAGTGTAGTTTTGGAAGGCAAAAAGGCTTTGGTTTGTGCACCAAAGCAGTGCGTTTTGACAAGAGGCTACGTGGGCCTTAGGGAGACAGTTTAGTTGGAGCAGGCCGGCTATCTTGGGCCGCTTTTAACCCAGCAAGGTGAATCCTTAACCCTTTTATGAATCTGTTTGTGTTTTTAGGTTGACtcattttatatgtttttttttaggaaTATTAGGTAGaattaattctcaattattatagcataatgttcaaatttttttttagatgatattttagacttagaaaattaatacaaatagAAGAACATAGAAATACTaaagcataaaaaataaaataaaataataatattttaaaaaatgtttagtCATACAAAGAACTTAAGCTTAGGAAAATATTTactacaaatatatatatatatatatataaataataattaaaataaaaataaaaataataatataccATGACATTAACTACAAGTACAAtataccgatgatgggatgtcCATTTGAAGCTCGAGAAGTCACAATTTCAAGCAAACTTCCCTAGGTTAGGGGCTTCAATTAAgactccaccagtacgatgggagggtcCTAATTCGGAATTTCAATGTTCCTAATtgtaaatgaaataaaaactaTATAGTTAACCaccaattaatcaaaatatgcaaaacaaaataaaatagaaatcaatgataacaataaatttgttaatcataataataaaaatggaaaacacatatgcatgaataataataataataattacgGATAATAGAAAATACTTGatctaaaaaatatatagttctaaaaaatttcatatagtaaaataaataagaactTATATAGCAAAATGCATAACGAAGCAAAAAACAATAagtaaatgtaaaatatttgttCATAATAAATACGCACACAAAAAAAAGTAGTAGATTTTGTGAAAGATAAGAAACAAATATCGAGTGTCCGAGTGCATCACGTATCATCGTTGcattgttaaatgtcatgacatataaatatattccGTATACAGGTATaaaccccgatgatgggactttCCGAGAAAGcttgcgaaggcgagtttcATCGGTAAACtccctaggtgaaaagataccTCCGaactccaccagtacgatgggaagGTCTGgagaaatatctttaataaaaagctTTTACTTGTATTGAGATTTGCATTCATGAAaacactattttttttaactcacAAACGACtatcccgatgatgggatctacCAAGTAAACTTGCAAAGGCGAGTTGCTAGAGTATTTCCCTATATGAGAGAATACTTttggatcccaccagtatgacgAGCGGATTCAAAAAGTACACTCAATAAAGAATTTTCGTTTGGCATTATCCTGATTTATGCCACGCATTTCAcaattgcatcatgtgcatgtTAAAGTcgtaaaaaatgaaataaaatattctaataaaagataaaataaacaaataacaattaaggaaatataataataaaattaatgggttaggataatatatgattaaattgtAACATTTGTGGAACGGGCGTCacgggggtgctaatcctttcCTGCgggtaaccgtactcccgaacccaAATCTAAGAATATGTAGACCAGTTTATCGTTCTTTCGAatgacctaaaattaatttaggatttcGTTGAGTAGGATAAAATAGgatggccaatcacacctagaagaaaaagattggtggcgactcctaaatCACACCACGTCTTGCGATCGAGTTTTCGGACTCACACGTTATGACACATCTaatactcttatttttttatattataaatttatttttcatatttttttatttttatattaaaaagcaTTTAACAtttatatcataaaaaattttcaaattctaatattaaatatattgaactcaaaatttttatcttaatttccatgaaatcaaaaagtgaataaaaaaaaagaaacagaatgAGTATTTGTTTCGAAAAAAGCCTTGAAATTTCAATCATACTTTTgttaatttacaaaattattttttcccCTTGCCAAAATATTGAGTCTCATTATCTTAAGATTGTACaatattttacatatatataaattaatgattttaaatataaaaacgAATTTTCATCCTCAAATTCATAAGTTAAATATGTCGTTAATTATTTCGCATATAAtgaatttatacatataaaatgGAATCTTAacttaataaagaaataattttaGGATTAAATTCAGAAACATTAATCAAACCTTCTGGACAGTGTATTGCTTCAAAGTGACGGCTAAAATCTTAGGATTGTTGATTACAAGTGTTTGTAATTAAGGGTTCCTAATCCCCACCTTATTAAAGCATAAAAACTTGCTACAAAAAAGTATCTTGTTGTTCGATGATTCCTAAGCATATGCCAAGTTGCATGTGTCTTTGTCAAATTCACAGTTGcttgattaatttaatattaataataataatgatggTAATCATGATAAGGATAGACCTTGGTTCATTTTCTTATGGTCCCAACAAGCTTTGATTGTTtccaatttttaaatttattggcCAATGATCAAACCCTTGCATGggatttctttttgttaacACTTTTTATATTGATCttatcccaaaaaaaaaattaaaattgcgATTGAGACAGGTAAAAAGGTCAGCAAGACTCTCAAAATCTAATGTTAGGCACTAGCCCGCCAAGTAATTCTTTTACATACTCTAATTTTtagtataataatttttagaaaaaaataatttctataaaatttgaatttcttccaatgaaaaatttcataaaaaatttattttttcaagtgCTTAAATAAATGGAGAAGATTTTTgggattattaatttttgatccAACATTTTATCTCAGGACTATCTGTCCCTCTAAATCATATGCATGATTAGGAGAgactaaataataaataaaataagaattccTGTGAAGGAATAAAAAAGTTCAATGATGAcaattctttcaaaaaataaatactcaataaaaattgaaaatgaatttacttatttattaaggtaaatattaatatatcataataaaaattgatacaatatgataatataatcatataatattttttttattttttatatcaatctcatgtaaatataaaataatgttttgttaatgattaattataaaactttgttttatttaaaataaaaatctataattttgattaaaaataataaaaaataaaaaaatttaataaaatttaatttttaaaaaaaaattatgtctTTTCTTGTGTACGTACGCATAGGCAGCGATTAGTTCAGCTTCTTCATAGTTTTCTTTAAGCAAGTTGGGGGCGGCGGATCAGCTACATATGATTATAGAATAATCTCATTGGAAAATACATAGATTCCTGGCAACAACTCTCACCCTGCATTCATGgcagaaaaacaaaaccagAAAAGAGACGTTGGTTAGCAATGAGACAAAGGACAAAGATCATGTTACCGACATATGCTGATTGTCGTCTCTGTCCATATTTCAAACAAACAAAGAGAGTTTCAACTTAGGACGAAGTCTTAACCGAAAAGGATTTGCGAGTAAAATTATTTCGTGACGGAGTCAATTTGTTCACAGGGTGATCTTTAAGAATAAGTGCAATGCACCAGAACCTACTTTCTGGAGTAGAAAAGATATCAAAAGCCGCCTCTAACCtgccttttttttattgaaaaatctcGGTCGGCTTTGTTTGTGTGTGTGGAAAATACGCGCTAAGCATCCATTGAAAGGAACTTGATAGCTCTGTCAGTCAATGGCTCGATGTTGCACCATCGATCCAAATCAATGTATGGCATATTAATTGGCATGTTCTGCCTGTTCATTGTATTTAACTCTATGCAAACCATTGTTGGTTTCTCACGCACAGACAGTAGCGACTGTCGAGCAACAGTTCATTGCTACTATTTTGTGTATTGGCCCATGATAGAATTCATGTGCACGAAGCTAAAATGATTCAACAGCCGCCCACATGCCCATCTTTTCCAACCTTTTGTTAATAAAAGGGTCCTTTTTAGATAAGATGAGAGAAGCTGAAATCTGCCAGCGCAATTGAATGAAGTCAGGGATACAGATAGGTATGGCATAATTTGTACTATAAAATTATACAAACTAAAAGATATTTGGTCTTTCTCCATCACTcccactatatatatatatgtatatgtatgtcCATCCTCTTAGCCTCCCACACATTGACAAAATCACAGATATTATCCATAAAAAATGAGCTTTCGGGCCTTGTCagttttttctttgttcttatCCTATTTAATCTTGGGCTCAGCTGAGCAGTGTGGACGGCAAGCTGGTGGTGCCCTGTGCCCTGGAGGCCTATGTTGTAGCCAATTTGGTTGGTGTGGCAACACTGATGACTActgcaaaaaggaaaatggttgCCAGAGTCAGTGCAGCGGAAGCGGAGGTGATACTGGTGGACTTGATAGTCTGATAACAAGAGAAAGGTTTGATCAGATGCTTTTGCATAGAAATGATGGTGGTTGTCCTGCTCGTGGCTTCTATACCTATGATGCTTTCATAGCTGCTGCGAAGTCTTTCCCTGCCTTCGCTACAACCGGTGATGATGCCACTCGCAAGAGGGAAGTTGCTGCTTTCTTGGCCCAAACTTCCCACGAAACTACTGGTTAGTCCACTTCGAAAGTTAATCACAAAGTTCACCATGTTTTGAACATGACTTCATCGTTTGGAGATTTAATTTGGTGATGCCGTAGGTGGAGCAGGATGGGCTGCACCCGATGGTCCATATACGTGGGGATACTGCTACAATAGGGAATTAAACCCCGCTGATTACTGCCAGTGGGATCCAAACTACCCTTGCGCTCCTGGTAAGCAATATTTTGGCCGGGGTCCAATGCAACTTACTTGGTAAGCCTTTCACCGTTTgctaatttcttttcttgaaatgTATTTATGGTAAGGCAAAATTGTTTTGTTGACATGGGAATAATTACTTAACTTTTGATATATCAGGAACTACAACTATGGGCAGTGTGGAAGAGCCATTGGGGTGGACCTATTAAACAACCCAGACCTGCTAGCAACTGATCCTACAATTTCTTTCAAGTCAGCGTTCTGGTTCTGGATGACTCCACAATCACCAAAGCCTTCTTGCCACGATGTGATCATTGGAGCGTGGTCACCCTCCGGTAGCGACCAGGCGGCAGGCCGGGTTCCAGGGTTTGGTTTGATCACAAATATTATCAATGGCGGCCTTGAATGTGGTCAAGGTTGGAATGCAAAGGTAGAGGACCGCATTGGGTTCTATAAGAGGTATTGTGACACACTTGGAGTTGGCTATGGTAACAATCTCGACTGCTACAACCAGAGGTCTTATAACAATGGACTCTCGGTGGACTCAATGTAGCTAATTTAGTGTCGAATGACTTTGGTAAACAAAGATGTTTAGGGCTTTCGTATTTAAAATGTACCAGAACAGTGATCCGATCGAATTTGTTGGATTTGCTATGACACTGTGTTCTATGCTTCTCTCAAATTGCTGTCTGAAGATGTTTGAAAGCTTATGTAGTCTTGATGTTGCTTTCccaaagaataataaaatggATGGTTTcctttgattttcattttttctttgattgtaGAACATTATGTTGAAATTTTAAGACAATGTCAAAACCGCAGCAGTAGCAGCAGATACCTGTCATTTCCCAGAGAACCGCTTGGGCTCATGATTCCTTCTCATCTCTCTTCCCTTTGGGCTTTTTGTACTCAAACAAACGAAAGAGTGTAGAAGCCCAATTTTACCAAGGCTTGCTCATGAACTAATTTTTCAAGATTCCCATCAAATTTGCAATTTTCCATTGGCcatatcaagaaaaattagatgtaaaatttatggaaaaatttttcattaacaGAAACAGCAAAGGCTTCCAAAGCCTGAAGCTGTAACCACTGCTTCAGTGAGAGGGATGACATTaagaacttaaacaaataCTTTGGTACTAGATAATTCTAgcttatatttatatacaacATCAGAGTCTAAATTAAGCTTTGCATAGTAATTTGGGCTCTAGAAATTCAAGATGTTGGCATACGGTGTCAGATTTTGAAACCAGGGACTAGTTAGCTGAGTCCAAAATTGATCCTGGTTCCAGTCGGTCATTTTGGGTAGTTGGAGCTCTGGCAATTTTTCCTTGCCTAATGGGAATTGCAGAGATGTTGAAGGAGTTTCGTTCTCCTTTGCTGTTCcatctcttttctcttctacCATGGCTTCTTCCTCTTCGATTTCTTTCTTCAAGACCACTTGAGGTACAGAAATTGATGGCACCACATCTTCTTTTGGGCTGCAGAAAGAGATGGTCTCTAAGGATGAAAGTGGAGATGAAGGGGATGTGTTCATTGCCTTCGACTCTTCCTCCAGTGCTGCCCTTTGCTCCAGGACTTTCAAGGAAGTTGCCTTCCTATATATCTTGCACAGAACTATGTCCTGCATTCGTACAGAAATTAACATCAGAAAAATGTATCTGTACATTTGTCAGATAAATGAGAATGACATTAActtttattcaaatcttaTGACAAAAGTTGGGACCCTTCATATGTCATAACAGAAAAGTGTTCACATTATCTTTATTTGCAATTGACCTAAATCATTTGCATTCAAACTCGTTTAAGAAAGTTTGGTTTGAAGACAAAGAATACTGAAGTCAAAAGTCAGGtctttctaatttttaattactCGAGGGTTTAGCAGTTTGAAAATGCTGTTGCTACAAAAGCATTTATGGCAGAGAACAATAATTTCTTCACTAGGTTCCCCATTTTCTAACATATGATACTATTAACTTGGAAGGAGAACTCAATCTTTCATGGGAATGAACCCCAGTCCCCACATTAGAGGCTGCTAATGccaattaacttaaaatatgaaaatgaaaaaggtacCTTAGGCAAGGGGTGACCATCTGGTAGACGGTACTCGTTCATGACCCAATCAGTCTTGCTTCCTCGGGGAGCTCTCCCCTTATAGAAAACAAGAGTCTTTTTCAGGCCAATGATGCGCTTTGGATCTGATAAGCTCACAATTTTCCGGTCAGAACCAGTGGCTTTCCAGAATCCGTTTTCAGTAGTCCTGTTAGGCCTCCCTCCACTGCCATGCTTCCTGTCTCTAGGCACAAAAAAGTACCACTCCCTCTCTCCAATCTTTGACAATCCTATACAAcattaataaacaaaaaacatCTTAAGCATAACCAGTCATATGTATTTGCCTATGTCATTTAAACAAACAAACTAAAgcgtatatatatgtaccagGCAAGTCCCAGGGATCATGGTGATAGATGTTGAGAAACCCAATTACATCATAACGCAACTTCTTGCCATAAATCATGTTTCTGAGGTAAAAATCAAGGAGCTCTTCCTCCGTTGGATGGAACCGGAAGCCTGGAAGTCCAATCTCTGGGTTGGGATCATCTATATTGGATTGACAGCTGCTCATAGTGGTTAGTGAAATTATACTGCTGTAGTTAGTTTTCAGGTTCTCAGCTTGGTTTAGGATATGTTGTAGGTGAATAAGATAGAAAATGCAAAACGAAAAATGTTGCTGCATGCAAAGACGGAGTCTtgttagatatttataggGATGGTAGATAACACATTGCTGATAAATAGTGGGAAATGACCAAGTCATCAAACATTGTAAGGCAGCAGAAAAGTCTTGAAAAATTAGAAGTATCTGCAGAGAGGGGACAGAGGTCTATTCCCAAATGGTGGAACCCACACGCTTAAACACAATAAAGTCACCGGTGACTAACCTGTGAGGTGGACAACGACTGATTTCTGAGTTCTTGCTTGACCcgctttttcttttatttgtccACTTTTACTTGGAAATTCCAGGCACAGAGGGGTTTTATTTTCCAAGTAAATTCTGCCACTCAATTTGATCTTTGAACAAATGAACTAGGATTGCAGATTCAAGTTTCAAAATACATATCAGTAGTCAGCTGGTCTTTTAGTCTCTTCAACCTTGTCATTAGCTTAATTTGAATTGGTCATAATAACTAAAATCCTCTCTGCTGCTACTATTTCGGCAGTAGTAAATTGCAATCGAAAGCTACGATTtctttttcaagagaaatctAAAGCTGCTGCAAGCATGAATGGAGCATTGCACCGTGCTTAAAAGTCTTGAAATTTAGACCCATCTAAACCAACCAAGGCAAGAACTAACCCTACAGCAAACACACACACTGTATTACTACGCATGGAACTTGGATCAAAAATAAAGTTGTCAGCGATTGAtggaattttataatttaaataaaaaacaattgaaGTGATTTCATTACTCAGAATTAGTACACAAATATTACCCTTGCATGGTCACTACCATGCAGTACAGCACATACAGAGTATGAAACTCCCTGTCATAGCTTATTCTTCTGACGTGAAAAAGAAGGCAAAAAGCATAATTGGGTTACAGACGAAATCAAACTATAAACCCAAAGTTTTACAactatttaattataaattaaacgGATTCAAATTCTTTCCacaattcaaatttcttttaatccaATATCATGTCGATCACATTACAGTATGAACTTTACAAATGAACACAGGAGTGAAAAACCGCGTTAGCCGTAATATCTTTGGATCAGTGATACAGAGCCAGATAAACATGTTTAGCATGATCCATGGAACTAGTACCACTTTCCTTACACCTCAAAACGATTACTTGACTGTTGACTTGATGACTCCACCCAGCAGGGAATTAATCCTTAAAGAGGATCGTTGGAATAAACAAACCAACATCTACGAAGGCAAATCACACCAACCAttcatcaataaaataattccTCATGAAATGCAAAAGCATGGTCAGTAGTGGTGGgtcaattttctctttataatAATAGTAAACCTAAGTATCCAtaacattaataaaatattaaataaaaaagacttcaaatttttttttctacaagTTGTCAATTCAAAGGCAAATTACGCGTTTTTAGCATATTTTGGTCCCATtctgctttctttcttctagTCTATCGACCTCATTATAAATTGTTATAGTTttaaagagcaaaaagaattTCGTGGCTTCTATGGGTGCTTTGACTTGGAAGTCTCCGCTCAAGACCCGAACAAGTCTTTTTCCCTTATTGGGTAAACTTTGATATCATTATACATTAAGTATTTACGAGAACATTGATACGCAAAGGCCTCTTCTTCTACTTATAGCAAGTGTTTAATTTCATTAGAA containing:
- the LOC18607437 gene encoding endochitinase 1; the protein is MSFRALSVFSLFLSYLILGSAEQCGRQAGGALCPGGLCCSQFGWCGNTDDYCKKENGCQSQCSGSGGDTGGLDSLITRERFDQMLLHRNDGGCPARGFYTYDAFIAAAKSFPAFATTGDDATRKREVAAFLAQTSHETTGGAGWAAPDGPYTWGYCYNRELNPADYCQWDPNYPCAPGKQYFGRGPMQLTWNYNYGQCGRAIGVDLLNNPDLLATDPTISFKSAFWFWMTPQSPKPSCHDVIIGAWSPSGSDQAAGRVPGFGLITNIINGGLECGQGWNAKVEDRIGFYKRYCDTLGVGYGNNLDCYNQRSYNNGLSVDSM
- the LOC18607438 gene encoding NAC domain-containing protein 72, whose translation is MQQHFSFCIFYLIHLQHILNQAENLKTNYSSIISLTTMSSCQSNIDDPNPEIGLPGFRFHPTEEELLDFYLRNMIYGKKLRYDVIGFLNIYHHDPWDLPGLSKIGEREWYFFVPRDRKHGSGGRPNRTTENGFWKATGSDRKIVSLSDPKRIIGLKKTLVFYKGRAPRGSKTDWVMNEYRLPDGHPLPKDIVLCKIYRKATSLKVLEQRAALEEESKAMNTSPSSPLSSLETISFCSPKEDVVPSISVPQVVLKKEIEEEEAMVEEKRDGTAKENETPSTSLQFPLGKEKLPELQLPKMTDWNQDQFWTQLTSPWFQNLTPYANILNF